One window of the Triticum dicoccoides isolate Atlit2015 ecotype Zavitan chromosome 3B, WEW_v2.0, whole genome shotgun sequence genome contains the following:
- the LOC119279710 gene encoding cytochrome P450 704C1-like → MATGMPECSPALLVAAGLTTLAICSYLGTIVVGRGAAGAQRYPPVVGTVFHQVYHLRRLHDYFTDLFREHATFRLLAPGGRRQIYTSDTAVVEHILRTNFANYGKGASNYDKMGDLFGDGIFAVDGDKWKQQRKIASYDFSTRALRDFSGGVFNRNAAKLAHIVSGNVAAKQPMDFQALLMKATMDSIFTIAFGVDLGTLSGSDEGSRFAAAFDDASEFILLRYVDAFWKVSRFLNVGAEAALRHRIKVVDEFVYKCIRARADEMSDGNKAHDTGSKDDLLSRFILATNSDTGKVDYKYLRDIILNIVMAGKDTTAGALAWFLYMMCKHPEVQEKISKEAADAGEATSSIDDFSRSLTEEALNKMHYLHAALTETLRLYPSLPLDNKECFSDDVLPNGFSVGKGDIVFYAPYAMGRMERLWGEDAIAFRPERWLDERGEFLPESPFKFTAFQAGPRICLGKEFAYRQMKIFAAVLLRFFVLELRDKDASVNYRTMITLYIDQGLHLTATARGII, encoded by the exons ATGGCGACGGGAATGCCAGAGTGCTCTCCGGCCTTGCTGGTGGCTGCCGGCCTCACCACGCTAGCGATCTGCTCGTACCTTGGCACCATCGTTGTCGGCCGCGGCGCCGCCGGAGCGCAGCGGTACCCGCCCGTGGTCGGAACGGTGTTCCACCAGGTATATCACCTCCGGCGGCTGCACGACTACTTCACGGACCTGTTCCGCGAACACGCAACGTTCCGGCTGCTCGCGCCGGGAGGACGGAGGCAGATTTACACGTCCGACACGGCGGTGGTCGAACACATCCTCAGGACCAACTTCGCCAACTACGGCAAG GGCGCGTCTAACTACGACAAGATGGGCGATCTCTTCGGAGACGGCATCTTCGCGGTGGACGGCGACAAGTGGAAGCAGCAGAGGAAGATCGCCAGCTACGACTTCTCGACGAGGGCACTCCGGGACTTCAGCGGCGGTGTCTTCAACCGGAACGCCGCCAAGCTCGCGCACATCGTCTCCGGCAACGTAGCCGCGAAGCAACCCATGGACTTTCAG GCCCTTCTGATGAAAGCGACGATGGACTCCATCTTCACCATCGCCTTCGGCGTGGACCTCGGCACGCTGTCGGGTTCGGACGAGGGGAGCCGCTTCGCCGCGGCGTTCGACGACGCCAGCGAGTTCATCCTGCTACGTTACGTCGATGCGTTTTGGAAGGTGTCGAGGTTCCTCAACGTTGGCGCCGAGGCGGCGCTCAGGCACAGGATCAAGGTCGTCGACGAGTTCGTGTACAAGTGCATCCGGGCCAGGGCGGACGAGATGTCGGACGGCAACAAGGCACACGACACT GGGTCGAAGGATGATCTGCTGTCCAGGTTCATACTGGCAACCAACAGCGACACAGGGAAAGTGGATTACAAGTACCTGAGAGACATCATACTGAACATAGTCATGGCCGGCAAGGACACGACCGCGGGAGCGCTTGCCTGGTTCCTTTACATGATGTGCAAGCACCCGGAGGTCCAGGAGAAGATAAGCAAGGAGGCTGCCGACGCTGGCGAGGCCACTTCGTCCATCGACGACTTCTCCCGGAGCCTCACCGAGGAAGCGCTGAACAAGATGCACTACCTGCACGCCGCCCTAACGGAGACGCTCAGGCTGTACCCTTCTCTCCCGTTG GATAACAAGGAGTGCTTTTCAGATGACGTTCTGCCCAACGGCTTCAGCGTCGGCAAGGGAGACATCGTGTTCTACGCCCCCTACGCCATGGGCCGGATGGAGCGGCTGTGGGGCGAGGACGCCATTGCCTTCCGGCCTGAAAGATGGCTCGACGAGCGCGGCGAGTTCCTGCCGGAGAGCCCTTTCAAGTTCACAGCTTTCCAGGCTGGTCCAAGGATCTGCTTGGGAAAGGAATTCGCGTACAGGCAGATGAAGATCTTCGCGGCCGTGCTGCTCCGCTTCTTCGTGCTCGAGCTGCGTGACAAGGACGCCAGCGTCAACTACAGGACCATGATCACGCTCTACATCGACCAGGGTCTCCATCTCACGGCTACGGCCAGAGGCATCATATAG